One window of the Zea mays cultivar B73 chromosome 3, Zm-B73-REFERENCE-NAM-5.0, whole genome shotgun sequence genome contains the following:
- the LOC103652457 gene encoding TNF receptor-associated factor homolog 1a isoform X1 codes for MAGTIIMDDSAASTSGLGDHNVSADSLSEWRSCEHVDNGIPSTSPPFWDTDSEDDDPGPRPSDLFGRYTWKIENFSKEKKREMKSEPFEAGGYKWYILVYPQGCDVSNHLSLFLCVANHEELLPGWGHFAQFTIAVGNLDPKKVKYSDTLHKFWKKEHDWGWKKFMELSKIQDGFLVDDVLEIIAQVQVIREKADRPFRCLDRPYRRELLRVYMTNIEQIYRRFVEERRRKLIRLIEDKMRWSSFRAFWLAIDPTTKHRMSREKSDIILKMVVKNFFVEKDVTSTLVMDALYTGLKALEACSNGKKGMVTSIDLEELSASMVHVDMDMFVLAGDFITLIERAALEPLSCQSLSPKGDKCSQTRAKDGGTGEINKVPIEHQERRLTELGQKILEIFVLSHIFSGIEVAYKEAVALKRQEELIREEELLEQEMKGKRGSVAEKDKRSKKKQAKQKKNNRKVKDKEREERSDSKFLERGKDVSTNHDREDSKQVGQSAVEADNFGQRALDVSDNLSGSTGVCQTDTCDKITEPVTVNAMNDVGIEMNNSQTWKDDSTVDIETLVTSVSAAVNSIRGKINNLLDSTSHITPNRGRSRRSRGISSIIISRYEDDLPSSSCSDCNTSVCGPVPRRDQETALLTLKDRLRELGQRLHEKEIEGRELLKAHLEKKAAAEAAVDSSLASSSNSLEKTPQVLKGPDQSSVIVGDAKINAPLPKAVPVAISDDNNGVIPATATYTINTKPVLVSPTPSKLEPVLCEEHVSSSIQQTNKAILMPSRSPLVDNEANPTPPKSPVPQADTVAKATPAPPKSPMLQIDTIAKATAAPTKSSTSQLDKVANIQAAPKSPAPQPDEVASHHNSVSGQILSTSISKPREDTVSKRAAVVTVPGTPTPMSRPTSAPLLQVPKSTMLPTPSVQVSPMLSRSWTMSAQVPPMLSRSRTVSERPNNEPSPTAPMYVTQTYRNAILGKGHLDTTPASLEQSTSVSPNTAASQPWSAYAMATSVMAPPFERNGQLPGKQGFMFGPSRAETLDNWHSWKGNTDVNRNTWKHDFPNQQMTNCDAHLHHLKDISYQQLSSIGTEQHRLGGLQCREFLQREIPAATFVSRQQYGSVGEEFPHIDIINDLLDEDQNSAHMTVSPLHEYHTFGLPFSSGGNVADSEIPSVSSSVRFDMTDPYYGEGYRRAYNTQNALHRLDGYPNERLDSTAPPKRWAYSHPNPAVNLAYNSNVFPQQMGDY; via the exons ATGGCTGGCACTATCATAATGGATGATTCTGCTGCAAGCACCAGTGGTTTGGGGGATCACAATGTCTCTGCTGATTCCCTTTCTGAGTGGCGCTCCTGCGAACATGTTGATAATGGGATCCCTTCAACATCCCCTCCCTTTTGGGACACCGATAGTGAAGACGATGATCCTG GGCCTAGACCTTCAGATTTATTTGGGCGGTATACTTGGAAAATCGAAAACTTttcaaaggagaagaagagagaaaTGAAAAGTGAACCGTTTGAAGCTGGTGGCTACAAGTG GTATATTCTAGTTTACCCTCAAGGATGCGATGTCTCCAATCACTTGTCATTGTTTCTTTGCGTTGCTAATCATGAGGAACTTCTCCCAG GATGGGGCCATTTTGCCCAGTTTACTATAGCTGTGGGCAATCTTGATCCAAAGAAAGTTAAATATTCAG ACACGCTGCACAAATTTTGGAAGAAGGAACATGATTGGGGATGGAAAAAGTTTATGGAGCTATCAAAGATTCAAGATGGTTTTCTTGTTGATGATGTTCTTGAAATCATAGCTCAAGTTCAAGTTATCAG AGAGAAAGCAGACAGACCATTTCGCTGCCTTGATCGCCCTTATCGTCGAGAACTTCTCCGTGTCTACATGACAAACATAGAGCAAATTTACCGACGTTTTGTTGAAGAACGCAGAAGGAAACTTATCAGGCTTATTGAAGACAAAATGAGGTGGTCCAG TTTCCGTGCTTTCTGGCTTGCGATTGACCCAACAACCAAACATCGCATGTCCAGAGagaagagtgacatcatattgaAAATGGTGGTGAAGAATTTTTTTGTCGAGAAAGACGTGACCTCAACATTAGTTATGGATGCTCTATATACAGGTTTGAAGGCTCTTGAGGCCTGTAGCAATGGCAAGAAAGGAATGGTAACTTCAATTGACTTGGAGGAGCTATCAGCTTCTATGGTCCATGTCGATATGGACATGTTTGTTTTGGCTGGTGACTTCATAACTTTGATTGAGAGGGCAGCTTTAGAGCCCTTGTCTTGTCAATCTCTGTCACCAAAAGGTGACAAATGTTCCCAAACCCGTGCTAAG GATGGTGGTACTGGAGAAATTAACAAAGTTCCTATTGAGCATCAAGAAAGGCGTCTTACGGAGCTTGGTCAGAAGATACTTGAAATATTTGTTCTATCTCATATATTTAG TGGGATTGAGGTTGCCTATAAAGAAGCTGTTGCTTTGAAGAGGCAAGAGGAGCTTATTCGTGAAGAGGAGCTCCTTGAGCAAGAAATGAAGGGGAAGCGTGGCAGTGTCGCTGAAAAGGATAAGCGTTCGAAGAAAAAACAG GCCAAACAAAAGAAGAACAATCGTAAGGTTAAGGACAAGGAAAGAGAAGAGAGATCTGATTCAAAATTTTTAGAAAGGGGTAAAGATGTAAGCACAAATCATGACAGGGAGGATTCTAAGCAGGTAGGGCAATCTGCTGTGGAAGCTGATAACTTTGGACAACGTGCTTTAGATGTATCAGACAATCTAAGTGGATCAACAGGGGTATGCCAAACTGACACATGTGACAAGATTACAGAACCTGTGACTGTGAACGCAATGAATGATGTTGGTATTGAGATGAACAATTCACAAACATGGAAAGATGATTCTACTGTGGATATCGAGACACTGGTAACATCTGTGTCTGCTGCTGTGAACAGCATACGAGGCAAAATAAATAATTTGCTAGACAGTACAAGTCATATAACACCTAATAG AGGCAGATCTCGGCGCAGCAGGGGCATTAGCAGTATAATTATTTCCCGGTATGAAGATGACCTTCCGTCGTCTAGCTGCTCAGACTGCAACACATCTGTCTGTGGTCCAGTTCCAAGGCGTGACCAGGAGACTGCTCTACTCACCTTAAAAGACCGGCTTCGTGAGCTTGGGCAGCGACTACATGAG AAAGAAATTGAGGGCAGGGAACTGCTCAAGGCCCATTTGGAAAAGAAGGCAGCTGCTGAGGCTGCAGTGGATTCATCCTTAGCATCCTCATCCAACTCCTTAGAAAAGACTCCCCAGGTTCTGAAGGGGCCAGATCAATCCTCGGTAATTGTTGGTGATGCAAAAATTAATGCACCACTTCCAAAGGCTGTACCTGTAGCCATAAGTGACGACAACAATGGAGTTATTCCAGCAACGGCAACATACACCATAAACACCAAACCTGTGCTTGTCAGTCCCACTCCAAGTAAACTTGAGCCAGTTTTGTGTGAAGAACATGTATCAAGTTCAATCCAGCAAACAAATAAAGCTATCCTGATGCCTTCAAGATCACCACTAGTTGATAATGAGGCTAATCCAACTCCCCCAAAATCACCCGTGCCACAGGCTGATACAGTTGCTAAAGCTACTCCAGCTCCACCCAAATCACCAATGCTACAGATTGATACAATTGCTAAAGCTACAGCAGCTCCTACAAAATCTTCTACTTCACAGCTTGATAAAGTTGCTAACATCCAAGCTGCCCCCAAATCACCTGCACCCCAGCCTGATGAAGTTGCCTCACATCATAACTCAGTATCGGGACAGATTCTGTCCACATCTATCTCCAAGCCTCGAGAAGATACGGTTTCTAAGAGGGCTGCAGTCGTTACTGTACCTGGAACTCCTACACCAATGTCAAGGCCTACAAGTGCACCTCTGCTACAGGTACCAAAATCAACTATGCTACCTACACCGTCAGTCCAAGTTTCTCCAATGCTTTCACGTTCTTGGACTATGTCAGCCCAAGTTCCTCCAATGCTTTCACGTTCGCGGACTGTGTCTGAACGGCCGAACAATGAGCCTTCACCTACCGCCCCAATGTATGTAACACAGACATATCGAAATGCAATTCTTGGTAAGGGCCATCTTGATACAACCCCAGCAAGTCTTGAGCAATCAACTTCTGTTTCGCCGAATACTGCAGCTTCACAGCCATGGTCAGCATATGCGATGGCAACATCTGTCATGGCCCCTCCATTCGAAAGGAATGGCCAGTTACCAGGTAAGCAAGGCTTCATGTTTGGGCCTAGCAGGGCAGAAACCCTTGATAACTGGCATTCATGGAAAGGTAACACTGATGTTAACAGAAATACGTGGAAACATGATTTTCCTAACCAGCAAATGACCAATTGTGATGCTCATTTACACCACTTGAAAGATATTTCTTATCAGCAATTGAGCAGCATTGGGACGGAACAGCACAGATTGGGTGGACTACAGTGTAGGGAGTTCCTCCAGAGGGAGATACCTGCTGCAACCTTTGTTTCACGCCAGCAGTATGGGTCAGTGGGCGAAGAATTCCCCCACATTGATATTATAAATGACTTGCTTGATGAAGACCAAAACAGTGCCCATATGACAGTCTCTCCTCTTCATGAGTATCATACGTTTGGTTTGCCATTTTCTTCAGGAGGCAATGTGGCTGACTCAGAAATACCATCCGTAAGTAGTTCTGTCCGGTTTGACATGACCGACCCTTACTATGGCGAGGGTTACCGGAGGGCCTATAATACACAGAATGCTCTGCATAGGTTGGATGGTTACCCCAACGAAAGGTTGGATTCAACTGCACCGCCGAAGCGTTGGGCATATAGCCATCCAAATCCAGCTGTGAACCTTGCATACAATTCTAATGTATTTCCACAGCAGATGGGAGACTACTAA
- the LOC103652457 gene encoding TNF receptor-associated factor homolog 1a isoform X2 yields MGPRPSDLFGRYTWKIENFSKEKKREMKSEPFEAGGYKWYILVYPQGCDVSNHLSLFLCVANHEELLPGWGHFAQFTIAVGNLDPKKVKYSDTLHKFWKKEHDWGWKKFMELSKIQDGFLVDDVLEIIAQVQVIREKADRPFRCLDRPYRRELLRVYMTNIEQIYRRFVEERRRKLIRLIEDKMRWSSFRAFWLAIDPTTKHRMSREKSDIILKMVVKNFFVEKDVTSTLVMDALYTGLKALEACSNGKKGMVTSIDLEELSASMVHVDMDMFVLAGDFITLIERAALEPLSCQSLSPKGDKCSQTRAKDGGTGEINKVPIEHQERRLTELGQKILEIFVLSHIFSGIEVAYKEAVALKRQEELIREEELLEQEMKGKRGSVAEKDKRSKKKQAKQKKNNRKVKDKEREERSDSKFLERGKDVSTNHDREDSKQVGQSAVEADNFGQRALDVSDNLSGSTGVCQTDTCDKITEPVTVNAMNDVGIEMNNSQTWKDDSTVDIETLVTSVSAAVNSIRGKINNLLDSTSHITPNRGRSRRSRGISSIIISRYEDDLPSSSCSDCNTSVCGPVPRRDQETALLTLKDRLRELGQRLHEKEIEGRELLKAHLEKKAAAEAAVDSSLASSSNSLEKTPQVLKGPDQSSVIVGDAKINAPLPKAVPVAISDDNNGVIPATATYTINTKPVLVSPTPSKLEPVLCEEHVSSSIQQTNKAILMPSRSPLVDNEANPTPPKSPVPQADTVAKATPAPPKSPMLQIDTIAKATAAPTKSSTSQLDKVANIQAAPKSPAPQPDEVASHHNSVSGQILSTSISKPREDTVSKRAAVVTVPGTPTPMSRPTSAPLLQVPKSTMLPTPSVQVSPMLSRSWTMSAQVPPMLSRSRTVSERPNNEPSPTAPMYVTQTYRNAILGKGHLDTTPASLEQSTSVSPNTAASQPWSAYAMATSVMAPPFERNGQLPGKQGFMFGPSRAETLDNWHSWKGNTDVNRNTWKHDFPNQQMTNCDAHLHHLKDISYQQLSSIGTEQHRLGGLQCREFLQREIPAATFVSRQQYGSVGEEFPHIDIINDLLDEDQNSAHMTVSPLHEYHTFGLPFSSGGNVADSEIPSVSSSVRFDMTDPYYGEGYRRAYNTQNALHRLDGYPNERLDSTAPPKRWAYSHPNPAVNLAYNSNVFPQQMGDY; encoded by the exons ATGG GGCCTAGACCTTCAGATTTATTTGGGCGGTATACTTGGAAAATCGAAAACTTttcaaaggagaagaagagagaaaTGAAAAGTGAACCGTTTGAAGCTGGTGGCTACAAGTG GTATATTCTAGTTTACCCTCAAGGATGCGATGTCTCCAATCACTTGTCATTGTTTCTTTGCGTTGCTAATCATGAGGAACTTCTCCCAG GATGGGGCCATTTTGCCCAGTTTACTATAGCTGTGGGCAATCTTGATCCAAAGAAAGTTAAATATTCAG ACACGCTGCACAAATTTTGGAAGAAGGAACATGATTGGGGATGGAAAAAGTTTATGGAGCTATCAAAGATTCAAGATGGTTTTCTTGTTGATGATGTTCTTGAAATCATAGCTCAAGTTCAAGTTATCAG AGAGAAAGCAGACAGACCATTTCGCTGCCTTGATCGCCCTTATCGTCGAGAACTTCTCCGTGTCTACATGACAAACATAGAGCAAATTTACCGACGTTTTGTTGAAGAACGCAGAAGGAAACTTATCAGGCTTATTGAAGACAAAATGAGGTGGTCCAG TTTCCGTGCTTTCTGGCTTGCGATTGACCCAACAACCAAACATCGCATGTCCAGAGagaagagtgacatcatattgaAAATGGTGGTGAAGAATTTTTTTGTCGAGAAAGACGTGACCTCAACATTAGTTATGGATGCTCTATATACAGGTTTGAAGGCTCTTGAGGCCTGTAGCAATGGCAAGAAAGGAATGGTAACTTCAATTGACTTGGAGGAGCTATCAGCTTCTATGGTCCATGTCGATATGGACATGTTTGTTTTGGCTGGTGACTTCATAACTTTGATTGAGAGGGCAGCTTTAGAGCCCTTGTCTTGTCAATCTCTGTCACCAAAAGGTGACAAATGTTCCCAAACCCGTGCTAAG GATGGTGGTACTGGAGAAATTAACAAAGTTCCTATTGAGCATCAAGAAAGGCGTCTTACGGAGCTTGGTCAGAAGATACTTGAAATATTTGTTCTATCTCATATATTTAG TGGGATTGAGGTTGCCTATAAAGAAGCTGTTGCTTTGAAGAGGCAAGAGGAGCTTATTCGTGAAGAGGAGCTCCTTGAGCAAGAAATGAAGGGGAAGCGTGGCAGTGTCGCTGAAAAGGATAAGCGTTCGAAGAAAAAACAG GCCAAACAAAAGAAGAACAATCGTAAGGTTAAGGACAAGGAAAGAGAAGAGAGATCTGATTCAAAATTTTTAGAAAGGGGTAAAGATGTAAGCACAAATCATGACAGGGAGGATTCTAAGCAGGTAGGGCAATCTGCTGTGGAAGCTGATAACTTTGGACAACGTGCTTTAGATGTATCAGACAATCTAAGTGGATCAACAGGGGTATGCCAAACTGACACATGTGACAAGATTACAGAACCTGTGACTGTGAACGCAATGAATGATGTTGGTATTGAGATGAACAATTCACAAACATGGAAAGATGATTCTACTGTGGATATCGAGACACTGGTAACATCTGTGTCTGCTGCTGTGAACAGCATACGAGGCAAAATAAATAATTTGCTAGACAGTACAAGTCATATAACACCTAATAG AGGCAGATCTCGGCGCAGCAGGGGCATTAGCAGTATAATTATTTCCCGGTATGAAGATGACCTTCCGTCGTCTAGCTGCTCAGACTGCAACACATCTGTCTGTGGTCCAGTTCCAAGGCGTGACCAGGAGACTGCTCTACTCACCTTAAAAGACCGGCTTCGTGAGCTTGGGCAGCGACTACATGAG AAAGAAATTGAGGGCAGGGAACTGCTCAAGGCCCATTTGGAAAAGAAGGCAGCTGCTGAGGCTGCAGTGGATTCATCCTTAGCATCCTCATCCAACTCCTTAGAAAAGACTCCCCAGGTTCTGAAGGGGCCAGATCAATCCTCGGTAATTGTTGGTGATGCAAAAATTAATGCACCACTTCCAAAGGCTGTACCTGTAGCCATAAGTGACGACAACAATGGAGTTATTCCAGCAACGGCAACATACACCATAAACACCAAACCTGTGCTTGTCAGTCCCACTCCAAGTAAACTTGAGCCAGTTTTGTGTGAAGAACATGTATCAAGTTCAATCCAGCAAACAAATAAAGCTATCCTGATGCCTTCAAGATCACCACTAGTTGATAATGAGGCTAATCCAACTCCCCCAAAATCACCCGTGCCACAGGCTGATACAGTTGCTAAAGCTACTCCAGCTCCACCCAAATCACCAATGCTACAGATTGATACAATTGCTAAAGCTACAGCAGCTCCTACAAAATCTTCTACTTCACAGCTTGATAAAGTTGCTAACATCCAAGCTGCCCCCAAATCACCTGCACCCCAGCCTGATGAAGTTGCCTCACATCATAACTCAGTATCGGGACAGATTCTGTCCACATCTATCTCCAAGCCTCGAGAAGATACGGTTTCTAAGAGGGCTGCAGTCGTTACTGTACCTGGAACTCCTACACCAATGTCAAGGCCTACAAGTGCACCTCTGCTACAGGTACCAAAATCAACTATGCTACCTACACCGTCAGTCCAAGTTTCTCCAATGCTTTCACGTTCTTGGACTATGTCAGCCCAAGTTCCTCCAATGCTTTCACGTTCGCGGACTGTGTCTGAACGGCCGAACAATGAGCCTTCACCTACCGCCCCAATGTATGTAACACAGACATATCGAAATGCAATTCTTGGTAAGGGCCATCTTGATACAACCCCAGCAAGTCTTGAGCAATCAACTTCTGTTTCGCCGAATACTGCAGCTTCACAGCCATGGTCAGCATATGCGATGGCAACATCTGTCATGGCCCCTCCATTCGAAAGGAATGGCCAGTTACCAGGTAAGCAAGGCTTCATGTTTGGGCCTAGCAGGGCAGAAACCCTTGATAACTGGCATTCATGGAAAGGTAACACTGATGTTAACAGAAATACGTGGAAACATGATTTTCCTAACCAGCAAATGACCAATTGTGATGCTCATTTACACCACTTGAAAGATATTTCTTATCAGCAATTGAGCAGCATTGGGACGGAACAGCACAGATTGGGTGGACTACAGTGTAGGGAGTTCCTCCAGAGGGAGATACCTGCTGCAACCTTTGTTTCACGCCAGCAGTATGGGTCAGTGGGCGAAGAATTCCCCCACATTGATATTATAAATGACTTGCTTGATGAAGACCAAAACAGTGCCCATATGACAGTCTCTCCTCTTCATGAGTATCATACGTTTGGTTTGCCATTTTCTTCAGGAGGCAATGTGGCTGACTCAGAAATACCATCCGTAAGTAGTTCTGTCCGGTTTGACATGACCGACCCTTACTATGGCGAGGGTTACCGGAGGGCCTATAATACACAGAATGCTCTGCATAGGTTGGATGGTTACCCCAACGAAAGGTTGGATTCAACTGCACCGCCGAAGCGTTGGGCATATAGCCATCCAAATCCAGCTGTGAACCTTGCATACAATTCTAATGTATTTCCACAGCAGATGGGAGACTACTAA